The following are encoded in a window of Methanocalculus natronophilus genomic DNA:
- a CDS encoding 4Fe-4S binding protein has translation MSNLFPKFSRTRDGVNVVMEQKLLQQTSNLILNSETCTGCGICVEACPEEAISLGLVGAVRRGAVSPVDDAPVSVDAETCSYCGVCVIMCPFQALNLEIDGEEKLPILENEGFPEYDMVTTIDDEKCVRCTICDEICPRDAIDRDVPAYEGAEDGGVGRQKAITAKTEFIVDDEKCNYCGICGAICPAIDVKHKPFTAETGTVDGEVVWDEDLCDACTVCVEACPEEAIKVERTVESKKLPGTVAITEECCTCTWCSKNCPEEAITVEKIFEGEITFHAEKCPSGCSTCVEVCPCNAIYLPTPKPAKELKRELEPVIAVNKDFCMFCGACVNACPGEDIIVLKRTGIRVKGKETDLFNKIKAKLLTPRTSQVREDPGEVGKVQLKALETA, from the coding sequence ATGAGCAATTTGTTTCCAAAATTCTCCAGGACAAGAGATGGTGTCAATGTTGTGATGGAGCAGAAGCTCCTCCAGCAGACAAGCAACCTGATCTTAAACAGCGAAACCTGTACGGGATGCGGCATATGTGTCGAGGCCTGTCCGGAAGAGGCAATCTCTCTTGGGCTGGTCGGGGCGGTTCGCAGAGGGGCAGTATCACCTGTTGACGACGCACCAGTAAGCGTTGATGCAGAGACCTGTTCCTACTGTGGCGTCTGCGTCATTATGTGTCCATTCCAGGCGCTGAACCTGGAGATCGACGGGGAGGAGAAACTCCCGATTCTCGAGAACGAAGGATTCCCGGAATACGACATGGTGACCACTATCGATGACGAGAAGTGTGTCCGGTGTACGATCTGTGATGAGATCTGTCCGCGTGACGCGATTGACCGCGATGTCCCGGCCTATGAAGGTGCCGAGGACGGAGGGGTTGGCCGCCAGAAAGCGATCACCGCAAAGACCGAGTTTATCGTCGATGATGAGAAATGCAACTATTGTGGTATCTGCGGTGCGATCTGCCCTGCAATAGATGTAAAACACAAGCCTTTCACCGCTGAAACCGGCACGGTTGACGGTGAAGTGGTCTGGGACGAGGACCTCTGCGATGCCTGTACGGTATGTGTGGAAGCCTGTCCGGAAGAGGCAATAAAGGTTGAGCGGACAGTTGAGTCAAAGAAACTGCCCGGAACAGTAGCGATCACCGAAGAGTGCTGTACCTGCACGTGGTGTTCGAAGAACTGCCCCGAGGAAGCGATCACTGTCGAGAAGATCTTTGAAGGTGAGATCACGTTCCATGCAGAGAAGTGCCCCTCAGGATGTTCAACCTGTGTCGAGGTCTGCCCCTGCAATGCGATCTATCTCCCGACACCCAAGCCTGCAAAGGAACTGAAGCGGGAGCTTGAACCGGTCATTGCCGTGAACAAGGACTTCTGCATGTTCTGTGGAGCATGTGTCAACGCCTGTCCGGGCGAGGATATCATTGTCCTGAAGCGGACCGGCATCAGGGTCAAAGGCAAAGAGACCGATCTCTTCAACAAGATTAAAGCGAAGCTTCTGACTCCACGAACCTCGCAGGTACGGGAAGACCCCGGCGAAGTCGGGAAAGTCCAGCTGAAGGCTCTGGAGACGGCGTGA
- a CDS encoding indolepyruvate ferredoxin oxidoreductase subunit alpha — MAFAMHINMERCTGCNNCVVACPVNALELYTTDPVTIDKIYSVRDGKAVILDVNNELCAGCGVCVEACPYVVIRLVGPWETVRAPVGRAGVNH; from the coding sequence ATGGCATTTGCAATGCATATCAACATGGAGCGTTGTACTGGTTGTAACAATTGTGTTGTTGCATGCCCGGTAAACGCATTAGAGCTGTATACGACTGATCCTGTCACCATTGACAAGATCTACAGTGTACGGGACGGCAAGGCAGTAATTCTTGACGTCAACAACGAGCTCTGCGCCGGATGCGGCGTATGCGTCGAGGCATGTCCTTACGTTGTTATCAGACTGGTAGGACCGTGGGAGACTGTCCGGGCCCCTGTTGGGCGTGCCGGAGTCAACCACTAA